In Nocardioides marinus, one DNA window encodes the following:
- a CDS encoding ATPase, T2SS/T4P/T4SS family produces MSEPAVALVERARAHLAAAAAPLTPHAVAEALRGAGPVGHDTVLAVHARLVRDVEGAGPLQGLLATPGVTDVLVNGSSGVYLDRGSGLERAEVHLPDEESVRRLAQRLASLGGRRLDDASPCVDLRLPDGTRLHAVLAPVARPGTTISLRLPPRRPFSLPELMAAGHAPPQMERLLTALVAARAAFLVTGGTGTGKTTVLATLLGLVPPTERIVVVEDAAELAPAHPHVVSLEARPANLEGSGALPLHTLVRQALRMRPDRIVVGEVRIPAGVSRAPDRKLPSSREARHSSGETPRRDAFQTGNSRA; encoded by the coding sequence ATGAGCGAACCCGCCGTCGCGCTGGTCGAGCGGGCGCGGGCGCACCTCGCCGCAGCCGCCGCCCCGCTCACGCCGCACGCGGTCGCGGAGGCGCTGCGCGGAGCCGGTCCGGTCGGTCACGACACGGTGCTGGCGGTGCACGCCCGCCTCGTGCGGGACGTCGAGGGCGCCGGCCCGCTCCAGGGCCTGCTGGCCACCCCCGGTGTCACCGACGTGCTCGTCAACGGGTCCAGCGGGGTCTACCTCGACCGCGGCTCCGGGCTGGAGCGGGCCGAGGTGCACCTCCCCGACGAGGAGTCGGTGCGGAGGCTGGCACAGCGGTTGGCCTCCCTGGGTGGGCGCCGGCTCGACGACGCCTCCCCCTGCGTGGACCTGCGCCTGCCCGACGGCACCCGGCTGCACGCCGTCCTGGCCCCCGTCGCCCGGCCCGGCACGACGATCTCCCTGCGCCTGCCTCCGCGGCGGCCCTTCTCGCTGCCCGAGCTGATGGCGGCCGGTCACGCCCCGCCGCAGATGGAGCGGCTGCTGACGGCGCTGGTCGCCGCCCGGGCCGCGTTCCTCGTCACCGGCGGCACCGGCACCGGCAAGACCACCGTCCTCGCCACGCTGCTCGGCCTGGTCCCGCCCACCGAGCGGATCGTCGTCGTCGAGGACGCCGCCGAGCTCGCGCCTGCCCACCCGCACGTGGTCTCGCTCGAGGCCCGTCCGGCCAACCTCGAGGGCTCGGGGGCGTTGCCGCTGCACACGCTGGTGCGCCAGGCGCTGCGCATGCGCCCAGACCGGATCGTCGTCGGGGAGGTGCGGATTCCAGCGGGAGTTTCCCGAGCTCCAGACAGGAAACTCCCTTCCAGTCGGGAAGCTCGGCATTCCAGCGGAGAAACTCCCCGCCGGGACGCCTTCCAGACAGGAAACTCGCGGGCTTGA
- a CDS encoding helix-turn-helix domain-containing protein — protein sequence MTYSPRRDYIDGPWLVKSGSEGNRVLGDLLRDLRLKSGLTARELAEMADVHPTFVRAVERGAQAPSLDSALTLLAHLRAADGSYATEYSATADGRRLDLVVKDPRVGRGAAFEFKAKVRGQNTQRVLVRQQPFASPQEAAEALHPRLESAPEPDPRTLARVVHLLAKADDEALLAVEEVLMKALPRLAADEHRRLEDFYRRRRKLDDEYGHLGNPDRDKAFRHD from the coding sequence ATGACGTACTCCCCACGCCGCGACTACATCGACGGGCCCTGGCTGGTGAAGAGCGGGTCTGAGGGCAACCGAGTGCTTGGCGACCTCCTGAGGGACCTGCGCCTGAAGAGCGGACTGACAGCGAGGGAGCTCGCAGAGATGGCTGACGTGCACCCCACTTTCGTGCGTGCCGTCGAGCGCGGCGCGCAGGCGCCCTCGCTGGACTCCGCACTCACCCTGCTCGCCCACCTCAGGGCCGCCGACGGGTCCTACGCAACGGAGTACTCCGCGACCGCGGACGGAAGGCGCCTCGACCTGGTCGTCAAGGATCCCCGCGTCGGACGGGGGGCGGCCTTCGAGTTCAAGGCGAAGGTGCGTGGCCAAAACACGCAGCGAGTTCTCGTGCGGCAGCAGCCGTTCGCTTCGCCACAGGAGGCCGCCGAGGCGCTGCACCCACGACTCGAGTCTGCGCCGGAGCCCGACCCAAGGACTCTCGCTAGGGTCGTACACCTCCTGGCGAAAGCCGATGATGAGGCGCTCCTCGCGGTCGAGGAGGTGTTGATGAAGGCCCTTCCGCGGCTCGCAGCCGACGAACACCGCCGCCTAGAGGACTTCTACCGCCGAAGGCGCAAGCTGGACGACGAGTACGGCCACCTGGGCAACCCAGACAGGGACAAGGCCTTCCGCCACGACTAA
- the ssd gene encoding septum site-determining protein Ssd translates to MDRPAVLLATADPHLLAEVQRLAASVGIGVVPVVDGGGLLRRWQTAPLVLLGADLVPSTADLRPPRRSGVVLVSSGPVPSELLRPALELGVGEVAELPVAGGWLATALADLEHATADGRVVGVLGGAGGAGATTFAAALGQVAARAGGTLVVDADPLGPGVDRVLGLEQVDGVGWEQLAGSHGRLAARDLREGVPRRGHLGVLTWRRAAVPRLPEADQVGEVLAAARRGHEVVVVDLPRLGSVRDQLAAHCDLLVVVVPATVAGVASTVRAVAGLDDPCRAGLVLRGRSADEHAAHRATGLPVLAAMVSQRGMDEAVDLGMGPVRSFRGPLGRAAGTVLDRLRLQGRVAA, encoded by the coding sequence ATGGACCGACCCGCCGTGCTGCTCGCGACCGCCGACCCGCACCTGCTCGCCGAGGTGCAGCGACTGGCTGCCTCCGTGGGCATCGGGGTGGTGCCCGTGGTGGACGGGGGTGGGCTGCTGCGCCGGTGGCAGACCGCGCCCCTGGTGCTGCTCGGGGCCGACCTGGTGCCGTCGACGGCCGACCTGAGGCCGCCCCGACGGTCCGGGGTGGTCCTGGTGAGCAGCGGGCCGGTCCCGTCCGAGCTGCTGCGCCCGGCGCTGGAGCTGGGGGTCGGGGAGGTGGCCGAGCTGCCCGTGGCCGGCGGCTGGTTGGCCACCGCGCTCGCCGACCTCGAGCACGCCACGGCCGACGGACGGGTCGTGGGGGTGCTGGGCGGCGCCGGCGGGGCCGGCGCCACCACCTTCGCGGCGGCGCTGGGCCAGGTGGCCGCTCGCGCCGGCGGCACGCTGGTGGTCGACGCCGACCCCTTGGGTCCCGGGGTCGACCGGGTGCTGGGCCTGGAGCAGGTCGACGGGGTCGGGTGGGAGCAGCTGGCCGGGTCGCACGGCCGGCTGGCGGCCCGCGACCTGCGGGAGGGCGTGCCACGCCGAGGTCACCTCGGTGTGCTCACCTGGCGCCGGGCCGCGGTGCCGCGGCTGCCCGAGGCCGACCAGGTGGGGGAGGTGCTGGCCGCGGCGCGCCGGGGTCACGAGGTGGTGGTGGTCGACCTGCCGCGGCTCGGCTCGGTGCGCGACCAGCTGGCCGCGCACTGCGACCTGCTGGTGGTGGTGGTCCCGGCGACGGTGGCCGGCGTGGCCTCGACGGTGCGTGCGGTGGCCGGGCTGGACGACCCGTGCCGTGCCGGTCTGGTGCTGAGGGGGCGCTCGGCCGACGAGCACGCGGCGCACCGGGCCACCGGGCTCCCGGTGCTGGCCGCGATGGTCTCGCAACGGGGCATGGACGAGGCCGTCGACCTCGGGATGGGGCCGGTGCGCTCCTTCCGGGGGCCGCTGGGCCGTGCGGCCGGGACGGTCCTCGACCGGCTGCGCCTGCAGGGCAGGGTCGCGGCATGA
- a CDS encoding oxidoreductase, giving the protein MSADPMSWLVSLEGVPSAFAATRDGIDALLRDRGLRRTSPEQTAASLLRGAHASAVLEGSSSTFEEVAEGAGDAIAVDAVRVSTELLSLVPVLGRSPLQALARIHALASASSLPEERRGRPRDASSADRLRSLAEVLLAETEAPALMVAALVHADLATAAPFPSHNGIVARAAERLVLVARGVDPASLTVPEAGHLAHRAAYESNLRGYASGDDSGIHSWLLYAPEAFASGADASPLRS; this is encoded by the coding sequence GTGAGCGCCGACCCGATGTCCTGGCTGGTGTCGCTCGAGGGAGTCCCGAGCGCGTTCGCGGCGACCCGTGACGGCATCGACGCCCTGCTGCGCGACCGCGGGCTGCGGCGTACCTCGCCCGAGCAGACCGCGGCCTCCCTGCTGCGCGGGGCGCACGCCTCGGCGGTGCTGGAGGGGTCGTCCTCGACCTTCGAGGAGGTCGCCGAGGGTGCCGGTGACGCGATCGCCGTCGACGCGGTGCGGGTCTCGACCGAGCTGCTGTCCCTGGTGCCGGTCCTGGGACGCTCGCCGCTGCAGGCGCTGGCCCGCATCCACGCCCTCGCCTCGGCGAGCTCCCTGCCCGAGGAGCGTCGTGGCCGTCCCCGGGACGCTTCCTCGGCCGACCGCCTGCGGTCCCTGGCCGAGGTGCTGCTGGCCGAGACCGAGGCGCCGGCGCTGATGGTGGCCGCGCTCGTGCACGCCGACCTGGCGACCGCCGCGCCGTTCCCCAGCCACAACGGCATCGTGGCCCGGGCCGCCGAGCGGCTGGTGCTGGTGGCGCGCGGTGTCGACCCGGCGTCGCTGACGGTCCCCGAGGCCGGTCACCTGGCGCACCGGGCGGCCTACGAGTCCAACCTGCGCGGCTACGCCTCCGGTGACGACTCCGGCATCCACTCCTGGCTGCTCTACGCCCCCGAGGCCTTCGCCTCCGGGGCCGACGCCTCGCCGTTGCGCTCCTGA
- a CDS encoding DUF3263 domain-containing protein, whose amino-acid sequence MAPDDQPRTQAAGPLTDTEAAVLRFASQWWKFPGAMETRIREEFGWSLTRYHQVLNALIDRPEAHEAAPALVSRLRRLRTARQRARSAERRG is encoded by the coding sequence GTGGCACCTGATGACCAACCCCGGACTCAAGCAGCCGGACCTCTCACGGATACAGAGGCCGCCGTTCTGCGTTTCGCCAGCCAGTGGTGGAAGTTCCCCGGAGCGATGGAGACGCGGATCCGCGAAGAGTTCGGGTGGTCTCTGACCCGCTACCACCAGGTCCTGAACGCGCTCATCGACCGGCCCGAGGCCCACGAAGCCGCCCCAGCGCTGGTCTCGCGACTCCGGCGCCTTCGTACAGCTCGGCAGCGGGCCCGCTCAGCCGAGCGCCGGGGGTAG
- a CDS encoding ThiF family adenylyltransferase, whose protein sequence is MNLTDAAPQKPSTSDQVLPAGWPRRHPDRFAAECAALDAAGWTYEVQDAEDRVTFTVQYPLPHQGSRAELTVWFPGAYPHFPAEVYDRTNATGAVRHRDPVTGLLCLAHDRDHRPEELFADVLARQMSKLLVVENLVADDSIRADRAEDPVWAVHAGLEEATVGYGLGTDRLSATVVVADVAIPAHLDGGALEARYPHGLVRQGRLATGVVTHIWGDDFHSELSSVGIRSEFPVIEVGRWIRDPDYRVGQDAEEVWARIEPLLPPLEEAQAGTDHQAGTDRDPDGAQDPDRRATETIGLLVPETETAYRQSGESWVFLHRTVLTLTSTGAPVEVRWLATAAHLNTEAVHHRTPDAATLASKTAVLVGCGAIGHQIATDLARTGVNTLLLIDGDDIDPATASRQHAPLLAAGHQKATELATSLSASNPACDVRAWAMNVQILWEKHTGKRGQVASATRTAIAKADLVIDATANPNVTSFLGAIRRDQGRPFLAVAGTAGMWGGWVACLDPARATGCVECLTHHRSDPASPLPVPPADPAGWVNLPRCSEPTFTGTNADVATIAHHASRIAVHQLVHGQPFGGDYQVAALRSADGQPQPVSWSTTSLPPHHECLCNDQDTPAHVEQLQLALIW, encoded by the coding sequence ATGAACCTCACCGACGCGGCCCCACAGAAGCCCTCGACCAGTGACCAGGTGCTGCCGGCAGGGTGGCCCCGCAGGCATCCGGACCGGTTCGCTGCCGAGTGCGCCGCGCTGGACGCCGCAGGATGGACCTACGAGGTGCAAGACGCTGAGGACCGGGTGACCTTCACGGTCCAGTACCCGCTGCCTCATCAGGGCTCCCGTGCGGAGCTGACCGTCTGGTTCCCCGGGGCCTACCCGCACTTCCCGGCCGAGGTGTACGACCGCACCAACGCCACCGGAGCCGTGCGGCACCGCGACCCGGTCACCGGTTTGCTGTGCCTGGCCCACGACCGGGACCACCGCCCAGAGGAGCTCTTCGCTGACGTCCTCGCTCGGCAGATGTCGAAGTTGCTCGTCGTCGAGAACCTGGTCGCCGACGACTCCATCCGCGCTGACCGCGCTGAGGACCCGGTCTGGGCTGTGCACGCCGGCCTGGAAGAAGCCACGGTCGGGTACGGGCTGGGTACAGACCGGCTGTCGGCGACGGTCGTGGTGGCCGATGTCGCCATCCCCGCGCACCTCGACGGAGGAGCGCTCGAGGCCCGGTACCCACACGGCCTGGTACGCCAGGGGCGCCTCGCCACCGGTGTGGTCACCCACATCTGGGGCGACGACTTCCACTCCGAGCTCAGCTCGGTCGGCATCCGCAGCGAGTTCCCCGTCATCGAGGTCGGCCGCTGGATACGAGACCCCGACTACCGCGTCGGACAGGACGCCGAGGAGGTCTGGGCGCGCATCGAGCCCCTCCTTCCGCCACTCGAAGAGGCACAGGCCGGAACCGACCACCAAGCCGGGACCGACCGCGACCCGGACGGCGCTCAGGACCCTGACCGGCGCGCCACGGAGACCATCGGACTCCTCGTCCCCGAGACCGAGACGGCCTACCGTCAAAGCGGGGAGTCGTGGGTGTTCCTGCACCGCACCGTCCTGACGCTGACCTCGACCGGCGCTCCGGTCGAGGTCAGGTGGCTCGCCACCGCGGCACACCTGAACACCGAAGCCGTCCACCACAGGACCCCTGACGCCGCGACCCTCGCCAGCAAGACCGCCGTCCTCGTCGGGTGCGGCGCCATCGGCCACCAGATCGCGACCGACCTCGCCCGCACCGGCGTGAACACCCTCCTCCTCATCGACGGCGACGACATCGACCCAGCCACCGCCAGCCGCCAGCACGCCCCCCTCCTCGCAGCCGGCCACCAGAAGGCCACCGAACTCGCCACTTCCCTCAGCGCAAGCAACCCCGCCTGCGACGTGCGGGCGTGGGCAATGAACGTGCAGATACTCTGGGAGAAGCACACCGGGAAACGGGGTCAGGTCGCATCCGCGACTCGAACCGCGATCGCCAAGGCCGACCTGGTCATCGACGCAACCGCCAACCCGAACGTCACCTCGTTCCTCGGCGCCATCCGCCGCGACCAGGGCCGCCCGTTCCTGGCCGTCGCCGGTACCGCCGGCATGTGGGGCGGCTGGGTCGCCTGCCTCGACCCGGCACGCGCGACCGGATGCGTCGAGTGCCTCACCCACCACCGCTCAGACCCGGCCAGCCCCCTCCCGGTACCACCAGCCGACCCGGCCGGGTGGGTGAACCTGCCGCGCTGCTCCGAGCCCACCTTCACCGGCACCAACGCCGACGTCGCCACGATCGCGCACCACGCCTCCCGCATCGCCGTGCACCAACTCGTTCACGGCCAGCCGTTCGGCGGCGACTACCAGGTCGCCGCGCTCCGTTCGGCAGACGGCCAGCCCCAGCCGGTGTCGTGGAGCACCACATCCCTGCCGCCACACCACGAGTGCCTCTGCAACGACCAGGACACCCCTGCACATGTCGAGCAGCTCCAACTAGCCCTCATCTGGTGA
- a CDS encoding HAD family hydrolase, with amino-acid sequence MPAAAFFDLDKTIIAKSSTLAFSRPFQAGGLISRRAVLRSAYAQFVYLVGGADHDQMEKLRQFMSQLCAGWDVQTVRDIVAETLHDIVDPLVYEEAVELIDAHHLEGREVVIVSASGTEVVEPIGELLGADSVVATRLEVEDGRYTGEIAYYVYAEEKAKAIRELAETRGFDLSECYAYSDSVTDVPMLEAVGHPFAVNPDKELRRIAEERGWTVLVFDKPVALRSRVPVPSGPTLAALAVGGAVAVGGVIWAGARKRAAGA; translated from the coding sequence ATGCCGGCAGCGGCCTTCTTCGACCTCGACAAGACGATCATCGCCAAGTCGAGCACCCTCGCGTTCAGCCGCCCCTTCCAGGCCGGCGGGCTGATCTCGCGACGGGCGGTGCTGCGCTCGGCGTACGCCCAGTTCGTCTACCTCGTGGGCGGCGCCGACCACGACCAGATGGAGAAGCTGCGGCAGTTCATGTCCCAGCTGTGCGCCGGGTGGGACGTCCAGACCGTGCGCGACATCGTCGCCGAGACGCTGCACGACATCGTGGACCCGCTGGTCTACGAGGAGGCCGTGGAACTGATCGATGCCCACCACCTCGAGGGGCGCGAGGTCGTCATCGTCTCGGCGTCGGGCACCGAGGTCGTCGAGCCCATCGGCGAGCTGCTCGGGGCCGACTCCGTCGTCGCCACGCGCCTGGAGGTCGAGGACGGCCGCTACACCGGCGAGATCGCCTACTACGTCTACGCCGAGGAGAAGGCGAAGGCGATCCGCGAGCTGGCCGAGACCCGCGGCTTCGACCTCTCGGAGTGCTACGCCTACAGCGACTCGGTCACCGACGTGCCGATGCTCGAGGCGGTCGGCCACCCCTTCGCGGTGAACCCCGACAAGGAGCTGCGCCGCATCGCCGAGGAGCGCGGCTGGACGGTCCTGGTCTTCGACAAGCCCGTGGCCCTGCGCTCGCGGGTCCCGGTGCCCTCGGGGCCGACCCTGGCCGCGCTCGCCGTGGGCGGCGCGGTGGCCGTCGGGGGCGTCATCTGGGCCGGCGCCCGCAAGCGCGCCGCCGGCGCCTGA